A segment of the Carya illinoinensis cultivar Pawnee chromosome 1, C.illinoinensisPawnee_v1, whole genome shotgun sequence genome:
gagagagagagagatgagctTTGTCATGGTTCAAAACAACTCTGCGGTATTTCCAATAATCCTCAAGGAAGTGACTCAGGACTTACATGTCAGAGAAAGGAAGTTTGGATGAAATCTGGTTAATTTAGTGATGcatataagaaaagaaaacttccccataatataaaaaaagatgtTCTCTCATTCTATGTTGTCACAATATTCATTAACCTTGTAATTCTAGCTTGCAAATGAAAGTCGGTAAAAAATAAAGAGCAGCATAACATGCACCTTGTGGCTCTACCAATTACTCGACCAGTAGCATAATCCTTGACTATCCAATCACGTCTGGTTCCAATTCTTCCATCCCCTTGGCACCATGTTTCAATTTCAACTACATCACTCCTATCACATAGACCCATATATTAGATCAAAACTTACTTATCATGTAAGAATTCCAGTATCAAAATTAtagtaagaagaagaagaagaagacgaggaAAGCTCACCAAGCTGGGTATTTATAGATTTCAATGTGCATGCGAGCTGTCACCCATATGAGATTCAATTTCCGCATTGTGGGTGTCGTCGCAAAACCATCTGTCGAAAATCCCACACTCTGAGCATGATTGCAACCGACCTCCTGCATCACAAATTTCGAAGGAAATAATTATATTGGGATTTTTCGAGAGAAGCCAGTCATCCTTCATTTTAGGCCAAAGGCATCTCTCCACTGTGCCAAGATGAACGACTAATTGCAAAATTGAATCCTTTTTTCTGAAATGGAAACCACAGCTTCATTTGATAGCGCATCAGAGGGAGAACGAgagaaatggagagagagaacttCCTATTTCTGGATTGTTGTGAACGCAGAGCCAAGTACCCAACTAGCACACAACCCGACGGGGAAATTAAAAGTAGATTAAAATGTTCAAGCATCAATAGTTTCAGTGGGGAGCGACGTCGAGAAAGTCAACAACAAAGCAAGCAGCATACCGAGTTGAATCCATGCAAGATATCCAGTTGCTAGACCTCAGAAatttgcccccccccccccccccccccctccccaccccccgcccaaaaaaaaaaaaaaaagagacagaATGGAATTGACAATCAATTGCTAAAAGAAAAGGTGACACGGAAGAGATTTAAAACAATACACCCgtaaaagaaaaacttttacAATTCGGATTTTCACAGATGCAAATAAGAGAGAGGAGCAAAATCAACGATACCCAGTTGAtaaaatcccataaaaaaaaaaactacatacGATCttcaaaatacaaaactacCACCCGACGTGAATGTGACTGACAACACCACCAACAAACCCCAAAAATTTAATTTCCCAGAAACCACTAAAAAGTTGAAATCAAATGACACCCAATTGaatgaaatatgtgtttttttttttttccctaaccTGCAAGAGATTTGCAATGGTTTCCACAGTAGCAGTCTTGTTAATCCCGACCTCATAGCATCTCACTATGAACCTCTCCTTATAGGACAACCCGTCCCCCGTCAAGCTCCCCAGCCTCAACCGGTCCTCCAAGCTGCCCGACCCCGGCACCCGAACCATCCCTACATCCGACCCGACGACCCCGCATCCACTTCCTACTCCACCCCGGTCCGACAAGACAGCCAGGACCCGTGGTTTATACAGATGCCGGCAGGAAACGACAGGATCTCTCAGGGGAGGTAAAGTAGGCCCGGCCACAGGCCGACCCAGGAAGCTGCATTGGGCCAGGGCTTGAATTTGATCATTGAGGAAATTGCAAGAGACCTTCAAcatcttctctccctctctctctctcactgccAAAACAAAACCAGTTTGTCCGTGTTTTATGTGTAATTTTTGCTGCTTTAATTGTTGGAAAGGTTCTGCGGACACCAGTTTGATCAAGGAAGAGAAGTCGATGATACCATTACAGCATGAGAGAAGGGAACTGGATCTAATTGGATCGGAAGAGATAAAGGAGGCGAGCGGGGGAGAGCGTTGCCATGGAGTTTAATGTTTAGGTTAGCGAATGTGAGCAAAGTGGAGAGTCGAGACGAAAGCGACTAGAGCACGTGGTAACCTTGTACAGAACACGTGGTGACACCGCCGAATTTGATAGCCGCCTCCTCCTCCACGTAACTTgcatttatttatagtttttcgttttttttttttttttttctcgaaaaaaatatttcacaacTCTTCAACGCCCCCACCTTAATTAATGGacttcaaattttatttaagaaCTCGCctacactttttttaattaaaaaattaactattaaaaaagtaattatttttaaataaattacttgagatttgtatatttattaaatagatCAAAAGTTATGAGTGGTACACAGGTagtatattttttagaaaaaagtaaaatttattattaaaaaattaattttttatataaattttaaatttattaaatccttttaaaatataaacgaAGCACTTACCAACATTATAAGTACAAATATTATCTCTCTCGTTAAAGGACCCTCTCACTTGTGACGACAATGGAAGAGAGAAGTGAACTCATCGGGCCCGAGGGAGCCTCTCTGGCCTTTGGACACACAGGCAGCAATGGGCTGTGTGAGTGTACCGATGGACTAGCCTCCCTACCGCGCCACCCGTTTTGGGCCAGTCATTGTTATGGAAAACGTACGGTGTATGATAGCTATAGATTTTTCAGAAAATCTATACAGTAACCTTATACTTTTttacactattaaaaaatataaatttattattttattttttattattttatactgaTGTGTTGAGTATAGAGTTGCTGTATAGCAGTGCTCtatattttttcctattttctttGTTATAACTCAACTTGAGTTGTTGAAAACTCAATTCCTTAATCTCTCATTCGCATAACTTTCGCGGTGGCTAACGTGGTCGGTAAGGTACGTTACACGTAGGTAGATATACAAGGAGGCTATCTAATTTTTTGtgctatttttatatttatgtttttatgtaaattctttttttttaataaaagaaaactgctatatatataaagaatttatataaattaaatttacaaactggtatgattttataaaatctattagatctattttataataaaaataattttataatctgacttTAACACATCAAGTCACATCGATTTataggtttatttttatgtaattctttttaagttaaaatatttttctttgtacaattaatatatatatatatacatatcaatGAGGAATCCTCTGTCAATaatgtctctttttttttctccggaagtttagagaaagaaatttatgtaatttgtaAAGAAGTTAATGCAATTAGGAAGTTAGCTAAGGTGTAACTTTGATTTTTCCAAATCAATAAGTTGTGCATGTCGTATTTACTTCAAAAGAGGGAACTAAGCTCTCATTTAGAACTTGAATTGAATTGgaattagtttaattttaaactgagtttaatatctaaatacctaactctcaaatcactaaacacatctaaacttatcttaggtGGGTCTTACAAAATTCACTacttcatctcaactcattactatttataaataactcaACTCAGCTCAACATTTAAACAAAGCTTAAATGATAGTAAGAAACTTGaccatattaaataaataaataaataatcaacccTGGAGCATATATTTAGAATAATGTTAGTTACAGTCTTAAGATGTATAAGTCTCATGcactctctttaaaaaatacaatccactattaaaaaataattttttacagatttatcttcttttaaaaaaattcataaatctTGCACATAATTCTATGACTacaatatcattatatatatatatatatatatatatatatatatatatatcctatcTTCAAGCTAACCGAATATGATGTAGATGATGGACCATTCTGTGAAAGTACATAGTTTGATATATAGGCGGTAGGAGGAAGCTAGTATTTAATTAAAGACAATTGACTATGGAGAGAAATgttagatatataaataaaacttggaaTAAAAAGTTTACAATGACATGATGTATTTTGATAATGTaatatgttaattttattttatttttttatcacttacAACCTAACATTTCGTATTAATGCGaatattacaattttaattttcaccTATATATAAAGTAGTCGTTCCTACTTATTTGTTCACGAGATCTGCATcccttaaaaaacaaaaaacaaaaataatcaatttgTATTGGCCCAAACTATTTATACTTTTAAGTTTTGCACTCttatataaatatctatatatatatatagtttttttaattttattttttatatttccatcaTGATGACATTTTACTGTTTTAGCCTATGAATTTtctagtattattatattcttaaacaCGTGTAACATCGCAAAattgtcattaatttaatttataaatggaATATATAGTCATAGTGTCACAACTTATAGGAGAATTGTCCGAGACCATACCTTGACACGACTCTTGGAGGATCAAGACAGTCACATGGTTAGCTTGCTTGCATACCTTGGCTCATATCCTGACACACATCGAGCGTCCATGGAGACTACTGGCCACGCGCAGACCATGCGTGCAAACATGCGCATACTCTTAAGCGTGCACCTACTCGCATGCATGCACACCCCAGCACTACTTAGCGAGGTTAGTGGTGTGCCTTCATAGGCATACCATCCAACGCACAATTCCAACCTTACCTGCAATGCCTACTAGGCATGTCATCCAGCGCACTGCTCCAGCCCATGCATTATAGCCCCAGAGCCCAGACCATCAGATTGGGCTATGCATGCCCATCGCCCAGGCCACCAACCCGAGTCATGCAGGACCACCACACAAGCCATTTGACTGGGCACTACAAAGCAGCACGGCACCACCATGTGCCCACCATCAGGCCTAGGTTTGGCATCATGTCAAGCCCACCATCAGTAGGTCACGCACAGCGCCATATCGTGTCCACCATCAGACCAACGCATGGCACCATACCATACTATTCAACCAACATAGAACCAAACCAAGACTAACCCAACCGTGAGCCATACACCACCATAGCCCACCATAGGTCATACATGCCACGACCACCATGGgccatttatctattttattgttttattattttgttttatttaattacttgtttaattatatttttatttactttatttatttattttaattttctatgaGCCTTTTGGGGGGTATTCaaattgtaaactctataaatagaaCTCTTAGTCATTTCATTAGGGATCTTTTGACATTTTGAACGTTGGAGTGGGCGGCCATAGTGGGTGGATTTATCATTCGGTGTTTTTGCACTTAGGTTTCTTGGAGTGCAATGCATAAATCTCGAAGGAAAAGGATCACACTTTGCAATTCATGAATATGTATGAttctatttatcttttaatatattttgaggttttcttttaatttttgtacaATTTGTAAATCAAAGTTTGATTGGATTTCTCTTTGTTCTTTGGAGTTTTCTCTTTGATATTGTGTGGGATTTTGGTTGATCGGATTGTTGTGAAGAGCCGAATCCTTCATTAGGATTTTCGGCCTTATGTATAGATCTCAAGATCTTTCGTGTTCATGTGTTTTCTCACATGTTCATAAGTTTTGCTTGAGCTTTCTTAGAGATTCCCACTTACCAAACACCATTCGGCCTATTCCCATTGCCTTTCACGCCATTCATCATTGTACTTAACCACAAAACCCTAATTTCATCACAAGCCCTACACGCCAACCCCCTATTCCCACTACCAAACAAGCCATAAAACATTAAATCTCATCTTGAGCCATTCGGCCATAGCCTCCTTGGCTTGGCCAGAAACCCTAGATCTTCATTTCTCTTATCTCAACTTTCCATAAATTGTTTGATTGGTCAATAGCCCGTGATTGACTCAATCAAATTCTATTTCCCACCAAAACAATTCCAT
Coding sequences within it:
- the LOC122308962 gene encoding oleoyl-acyl carrier protein thioesterase 1, chloroplastic-like is translated as MLKVSCNFLNDQIQALAQCSFLGRPVAGPTLPPLRDPVVSCRHLYKPRVLAVLSDRGGVGSGCGVVGSDVGMVRVPGSGSLEDRLRLGSLTGDGLSYKERFIVRCYEVGINKTATVETIANLLQEVGCNHAQSVGFSTDGFATTPTMRKLNLIWVTARMHIEIYKYPAWSDVVEIETWCQGDGRIGTRRDWIVKDYATGRVIGRATSKWVMMNQETRRLQKVSDDVREEYLVYCPRELRLAIPEENSSSLRKIPKLEDPAQSSKVGLVPRRADLDMNQHVNNVTYIGWVLESMPQEVIDSHELQTITLDYRRECQHDDIVDSLTTMEPVEDAKAVFELQGTNGSAVVKENIEDSRQFLHLLRLSSDGLEINRGRTEWRKKPAR